The stretch of DNA GATTGCCGCCCCTCTCTCCCGCGCATCGGGAGAGAGGGGGCTGGCATTACTTCCCGTTGAGTGCCGCCTGCGCTGCGGCGAGCCGGGCGATCGGGACTCGGTACGGGCTGGCCGAGACGTAATCGAGGCCGACCTTCTCGCAGAACGCGATGCTGGCAGGGTCGCCGCCATGTTCGCCGCAGATGCCGAGCTTGATGCCCGAGCGAGTCTTGCGGCCGCGTTCGGCGGCGATCTCGATCAATTCGCCGACGCCTTCGACGTCGATGCTGACGAACGGGTCCTTCGCGTAGATGCCCTGCTCGACATAGGCGCCCAGGAACCGCGACGCGTCGTCTCGGCTGACACCCAAGGTGGTCTGCGTCAGGTCGTTGGTGCCGAACGAGAAGAATTCGCCGACTTCCGCGATCTCACCGGCGCGCAGCGCGGCGCGGGGGAGTTCGATCATCGTGCCGACGAGATACTCGATCGTCCGGCCCTTGTCGGCGAACACGGCCTGCGCGGCCTTGTCGACGACCGCCTTCATCAGTTCCAGCTCGCGGCGGGTGGCGACCAGCGGGATCATCACCTCGGGGATCGGCGCCGCGCCCGACTTCTCCGCGACGTCGACCGCCGCCTCGAAGATGGCACGGGCCTGCATCTCGTAGATCTCGGGATAGGTCACTCCGAGACGGCAGCCGCGATGGCCGAGCATCGGGTTGAACTCGTGCAGCTCCGCCGCGCGGCGCTTGAGCGTGTCGATGTCGACGCCAGCCGCAGCGGCGACTTCCGCGAACTCCGATTCCTCGTGGGGGAGGAATTCGTGGAGCGGCGGATCGAGCAGGCGGATCGTCACTGGGAGCCCGGCCATGACCTCAAGGATCTCGGTGAAATCCTTGCGCTGTTCGGGGAGCAGCTTTTCGAGTGCGGCGCGGCGGCCCTTCTCGTCCGAAGCCAGGATCATCTGGCGGACGTTGGTGATGCGGCTGCTCTCGAAGAACATATGCTCAGTGCGGCACAGGCCGACACCCTCGGCGCCGAATTCGCGGGCGACGCGGCAATCTTCCGGCGTCTCGGCGTTGGCGCGGACCTTCAGGCGGCGGACCTCGTCGGCCCACACCATCAGGGTCTGGAAATCACCCGACAGTTCCGGCTGAACCGTGGCGACCGCGCCGATCATCACTTCGCCGGTGGTGCCGTCGATGGTGAGCAGGTCGCCCTCCTTCACCTCGCGACCGCCACAGCGCATGACCTTCGCCTTGGCGTCGATCGAGAGCGTGCCGGCGCCCGAGACGCAGGGGCGTCCCATGCCGCGCGCGACGACCGCCGCGTGGCTGGTCATTCCGCCGCGCGCGGTGAGGATGCCCTTCGCCGCGTGCATGCCGTGGATGTCGTCGGGCGAGGTTTCGGTGCGGACGAGGATCACGGCCACGCCGTCGGCGGCCTTCTTCTCGGCGGCATCGGCGTCGAACACGACTGCACCCGAGGCGGCGCCCGGCGATGCGGGGAGGCCCTTGGTCAGCACGTCGCGCGTCGCGTTGGGATCGAGCGTCGGGTGGAGCAGCTGGTCGAGCGCCATCGGTTCGACGCGCAGGATCGCCTCCTCGCGCGTGATCAGCCCTTCGTTCGCCATGTCGACGGCGATCTTGAGCGCGGCCTTGGCGGTGCGCTTGCCGGCGCGGGTCTGGAGCATCCAGAGCTTGGTCTTCTCGACCGTGAACTCGATGTCCTGCATGTCGCGATAATGGTTTTCGAGCGTGTCGAACACGTCGGCGAGCTGGCCGTACACCTCGGGCATCGCCTCTTCCATCGAGGCGGGCTTGGCGCCCGCGTCTTCGCGCGCGACCTTGGTGAGGTATTGCGGGGTGCGGATGCCGGCGACGACGTCCTCGCCCTGCGCGTTGATCAGGAACTCGCCGTAATAAGCGCGGTCGCCCTTGGACGGGTCGCGCGTGAACGCGACGCCGGTCGCCGAGGTGTCGCCCATATTGCCGAACACCATCGCCTGGATGTTGACCGCGGTGCCCCAGGCGGCGGGGATGTCGTTGAGGCGGCGATAGACTTTCGCGCGCTCGGACTGCCACGAACCGAAGACCGCGCCGACCGCGCCCCAGAGCTGGTCGTGGACGTCCTGCGGGAAGGGCTTGCCCCACTGCTTTTCGACGAGGCCCTTATATTCGGCGACCAGCGCGCGCAGGTCGTCGGCGCTGAGCTCCGTGTCGAGCGTGAAGCCCTGGTCTTCCTTGGCGATCTCGAGCGCTTCCTCGAACGCGCCGTGATCGAGCTCGAGGACGACGTCGGCGTACATCTGGATGAAGCGGCGATAGCTGTCCCATGCGAAGCGTGCGTCCTCGGACGTGGCGGCGAGGCCCTCGACGGTCTGGTCGTTGAGGCCGAGGTTGAGGACGGTGTCCATCATCCCCGGCATCGAGGCGCGGGCGCCGCTCCGGACCGAGACGAGCAGTGGATCGGCGGCATCGCCGAACTTTTTACCCGTGACGCCTTCGATGTGGGCGAGGCCGGTGGCGACCTCGTCGCGCAGGCCTTGCGGGAACTGGCCGCCCTCGTCGTAATAGACCGCGCAGAAATCGGTCGAGATCGTGAAGCCCGGCGGGACCGGCAGGCCGATCGACGCCATCTCGGCCAGGTTCGCGCCCTTGCCGCCGAGCAGGTTCTTGTCGCCCTTGCCGCCATCCGAAACACCGCCGCCGAAGCGGTACACATATTGGGTCATGGTCGGTCCTCTAAGTGCTTGTTTTCATTAGCAGGGCAAAAGTGAAGTATAGAAAGTGCAGACGCTGGGAAGCGTCTGCACTTCACTCCAGTCAGCCCTCGATCTTCGAAAAATCTGCGACATTGTGCACTGCGGTGCGGACTCGCTCAAGTAGCGCGAGGCGGGCGGAGCGCTTGGCGAGATCGGCATCGTTGACGATAACGCTATCAAAGAATGCGTCGATCGGCGCGCGCAGCGAGGCGAGCGCGGCCATCGCGGCGGCGAAATCCTCGGCGGCGATCGCGGTAGTGGCGCGGGGTTCGGCGGAGTCGAGCGCGGTCATCAGCGCAGCCTCTGCCGGTTCGGGCGTGTAGGACAGCGCTTCCTGCTCGCCTTCTGCTGTTCCCTCGCGAACGCGGGGGGCCAGGCCCGCACCCTCCCGGTGCTCGCCGCCGCTGAGTCCCTGGGCCCCCGCGTTCGCGGGGGAACCGGAAGGGGCTTCCTTCTTCAGGATATTGGCCGCGCGCTTGTAGCCGGCGAGCAGGTTCGCGCCGTCCTCGGTGGTCACGAACGCCTGGAGCGCATGGACGCGCGCGAGCAGACGGACGAGATCGTCCTCGCCGCCAAGCGCGAACACCGCGTCGATCAGGTCGTGCCGGACGCCGGCTTCGCGTTGCTGGACCTTGAGGCGGTCGGCGAAGAAGTCGAGCAGCTTTCTTGCCGCTATATCCGCTCGCTTGCCAAACTTCTCAAGCTCTTCTTCGGACCGTGCGCGTGCAATAATTTCTGCGCGCGTACGCTCAAACTCATCTTCCTTCATTGCATCGCCAGCTGCGTGGCGAGCCTTAACTAAATCATCAAAGCGCTTGGCCCATTCCGCGCCAGTTACCACTGCAGCAACACGAGCCATACTCAACGATGCAGGACGCCCGATTGAGAGTCTAATGCTACCCTTCTGGAGCAACTCGATGATGCCAAGCGCAGCGCGCCGCAGCGCAAAAGGATCTTTCGAACCGGTCGGCAACAAATCGGCCACGAAAAACGAAGATATCGTATCCAGCTTGTCCGCCAAACTCACCGCCACCGTCACCGGGTCGGTGGGGACGTCGTCGCCCTGCCCGACCGGCTTGTAATGGTCGCGGATCGCGGCGGCGACGGCGGGGTGCTCGCCTTGGGCTGCGGCGTAGTAGCCGCCCATCAGGCCCTGGAGCTCGGGGAACTCGCCGACCATGCCGGTGACGAGATCCGCCTTGGCGAGACGTGCGGCGCGTTCTGCGAGGCCTGCCAGTTCCGCGCGAGCCTCGTCCGTCAGTTCTGCACCGCCCCGGCGGAGGCCGGGGTCCAACTGGGAAGGCTGGTGTGACGACGGACCGTCCTCAGCCAAGGCGCCGTCCCCAATTGGGCCCCGGCCTTCGCCGGGGTGGTTGGAACTGTGGGATGGGGCCGAAGTGACGATGCCCTCTTCGACCAGCCAGCGCGCGAGTTTGGCGACGCGGTCGACCTTGTCCGCCACAGTGCCGAGCTTTTCGTGGAAGACGATCTTTTCGAGCTTGGCGGCCTGCTCTTCGAGCGGCACCTTCAGGTCGGTGTCGTAGAAGAATTTCGCATCCGACAGACGCGCGGCGAGGACCTTGCGGTTGCCCTCGACGATCTTCGCGCCGCCGTCGTGCGCGGCGATGTTAGCGGTACAGACGAAGGCGTTGGCGAGCGTCCCGTCGGCGCTGCGGCAGACGAAATATTTCTGGTTTACGCGCGCGGTGAGCTGGATCACCTCGGGCGGCACGTCGAGAAACGCGGGGTCGAACTGGCCGAGCAGGGGAATCGGCCATTCGGTGAGCCCGGCATTCTCGGCGACGAGGCCCTCGTCCTCGATCAGTTCGAGCCCGGCCTGCATCGCGGCCTCGCGCGCGTGATCGCGGATCAGCGTCGCGCGCTCGTCGTGGTCGACGATGACGTGGCAGGCGCGCAGCTTCTCGACATAGTCGTGCGCGCCGCCGATCGTGATCTGGTACGGGTGGTGGAAGCGGTGACCGAGCGTAGCGGCGCCGCTCTCGATGCCGGCGATTTCGAACGGCACGATCGTCTCGCCGAGCAGCGCGACGATGCCTTGCAGAGGGCGGACCCAGCGCAAGCTTTCGGTGCTGGCCGAGGCGTCGCCCCAGCGCATCGACTTGGGCCACGGGAACGCGCGGATGATCGCGGGGATCGCTTCGGCGAGCACGGCGGCGGTGGGGCGGCCGGGCTTTTCGGTGACCGCGAACAGCGTGCCGCCGCGATCGACCAGCTGCTCGCGCGTGAGGCCGGTTTTGCGCAGGAAGCCTTCGAGCGCCTGCGGGGGGGCGGAGGTCTTGGGGCCCTTCACCTCTTCGGAGACCGCGGCGGTCTCGATCGGCAGGTCGCGCGCGATCAGCGTCAGGCGGCGCGGCGTCGCGTAGGTGACGAGCGCGCTGGTGGCGATCCCGGCCTTGGCGAGCTCGGTGGTGAACAGCTTGGCGAGGTCTTCACGCGCCTTCGCCTGCATCCGGGCGGGGATTTCTTCGGAGCGGAGTTCTAATAGGAAGTCGGTCATTTGGGTCCGCACGCGAAGAAGGGAGAATTTTGTTCACGCCGAGACGCGGAGACGCGGAGCAGAAAGGGAGAATGGCCTTCAGCGCTGCGCGCGGCTGTTCGACGCCGTAGGCGTCTCGCATCACCAAGCTGAATGCTGGGAGCACGAACGCAGAAATGCGACACGTCGCCTACCTTCTGCTCCGCGTCTCCGCGTCTCCGCGTGAACACACCTTCTAAAGAGTGCATCATGCGGCCCATCCGTGTTTGTCCATCCAGGCGGCGCAAGCGCCTTTGGCGAGGTCGCGGACGCGGCCCATATAGGCCTGGCGTTCGGCGACCGAGATCACGCCGCGCGCCTGCAGCAGGTTGAACACGTGGCTGGCCTTGATCGCCTGCTCGTAGGCGGGGATCGGCAGCGTGTGGTTCAGGCTGTTCTCGCATTCGGCGACGTGCTTGCGGAACTGGTCGAACAGCGAGTCCGTGTCGGCGACCTCGAAGTTCCACTTCGACATCTCCTGCTCGTTCTCCAGGAACACCTCGCCGTAGGTCACGCCGGCGTCGTTGAACGCGAGGTCGTAGACGCTGTCCTTGTCCTGGATATACATCGCCAGCCGCTCGAGCCCGTAGGTCAGCTCGCCCGCGACGGGCTTCATGTCGAAGCCGCCCATCTGCTGGAAATAGGTGAACTGAGTCACCTCCATGCCGTCGCACCAGACCTCCCAGCCGAGCCCCCACGCGCCGAGCGTCGGGCTTTCCCAGTCGTCCTCGACGAAGCGGATGTCGTGCTTCAGCATGTCGATGCCGATCGCGGCCAGGCTGCCGAGGTAGAGTTCCTGGAGGTTGGCGGGCGAAGGCTTCAGGATCACCTGATACTGGTAATAATGCTGGAGCCGGTTCGGGTTCTCGCCGTAGCGGCCATCGGTCGGGCGGCGGCAGGGCTGGACGAACGCGGCGTTCCACGGCTTCGGCCCGAGCGCGCGCAGCGTCGTGGCGGTGTGGAAGGTGCCCGCGCCCATTTCCATGTCGTAGGGCTGCAGGATCAGACACCCGTGCTCGCTCCAATAGTCATGGAGCGTGAGGATCATGCGCTGGAAGCTGAGAGGCTTTTTCAGGGGCTGGGTCAGGTGCTGGGTCACGGGCGGGCTTTGGCGGATGGGGGTGCGCGAGGCAAGTGGTGCGTTACGGTGGGGCGTCCTACATGGGGGCGACCAACGATAAGGATGCCCTGGCCTTGAAGCTGTTTTCGAAGATCGTCTCGTTCCGTTCCGCCCCGTTCCGGTCGACTCTGTCTGCAATGGCGATGGCGTTCGCCCTCCCCGCCTGTGCGCAGGTCGCGCCGAAGCCCGTGCAGGCCGCCAACGGTGCCGATCCGGCTTTGTGGGTGGTAAAGGACAAGGACACGACGATCTATCTGTTCGGGACGATCCATGTGCTGAAACCCGGCATGACGTGGTTCGACGAGGCAGTGAAGACCGCGTTCGACCGGTCGCAGCAGGTGGTGCTCGAGCTGGTGATGCCTGATCCGGCCAAGATGCAGACTTTGGTCATGGCGAGCGGCGTGGCGAAGGACGGGCCGACGCTGACCGAGCAGCTGCCCGCGGACAAGCGCGCGGCGTATGCGAAGGCGGTGACCGATCTGGGGCTGCCGGCGAATGCGTTCGATCGGTTCCGGCCGTGGCTCGCGGCGACCAACCTGTCGATCGCGCCGCTGTCGAAGCTGGGGTATGATTCGGCGAACGGGCCGGAGCAGGTGATCACCGCGGCGGCGAAGGCGGCGGGCAAGCCGGTGATCGGGCTGGAGACGGCGGAGCAGCAGCTGGGCTATTTCGGCGGGCTGTCGCAGAAGGCGCAAATCCAGTTTCTGGGGAGCACGATCGACGAACTGCCCAAGCTCGAGAGCACGATGGCGACGATGGTCGACGAATGGGCGAAGGGCGATCCCGAGGCGCTCGCGCGCGAGATGAACGACAGTTTGAAGGACTCGCCCGAGGTGGCGAAGGTGTTGCTGGTGGATCGTAACGCGCGCTGGGCGGAGTGGGTGAAGACTCGGCTCGGGACGCCGGGGACGGTGTTCGTGGCGGTGGGTGCGGGGCATCTGGCGGGGCAGGACAGCGTGCAGGCGCAGTTGGCGAAGCTTGGCGTGAAGGCGGAGCGGGTTCGGTATTGAGGCCCTCGTCATCCTGACGAAAGTCAGGATCCAGAGTCATAGACGTGGCACCAGTAACCCTGGATCCTGACTTTCGTCAGGATGACGGAGGAGTGTTTGGGGCTGCTCGGGTGATTGCAATTCACCCCATCTTCCGCTATGCGCCCGCGCTTCCGGTCCATGGTCATCCCTGGAGGCGTGGGCGGGAAGAACAACAAACGAGTTTCGGAGAATACAGATGAGCGACCAGTTGACGCTCGCAGCCGAGACGCGTGACCGGGTTGGCAAGGGAGCCTCCCGGGCGCTGCGTCGTGATGGCCGCGTGCCTGCCGTGATCTACGGCCTGAACAAGGAACCCACCTCGGTTCACCTCGAGGAAAAGGCGCTGATGAAGGCGCTGATGACCGGCCACTTCATGAACTCGATCGTGATGGTCAACGGCATCCGCACGCTGCCGAAGGACGTGTCGTTCCACCCGGTCTCGGATCGCCCGATCCATGTCGACTTCCTGCGCATCGGCGAGCATTCGACCGTGACGGTCGCCGTGCCGATCGTGTTCGAGGACGAAGACGACGCGCCGGGCATCAAGAAGGGCAAGGGCGTCCTCAACATCACGCGCCACGAGGTCGAGCTGGTCGTCGACGCATCGGACATCCCGAGCGAGATCACGATTTCGCTCGCCGGCATGGAGATCGGTGATTCGATCCACATCAGCGACGTGAAACTGCCCAAGGGCGCCGTGCCCGCGATCGACGACCGCGACTTCGCGATCGCCACGATCGTGCCGCCGACCGTCCCGACCGTCGAGGACGAAGAGCTCGAGGCAGAGGTCGCCGAGGCGCAGGCTGCCGAGGCTGCTTCGGATGAAGAGCCGGTTGTCGAGCCTAACGACGATAACAACGACGACGACAAGATCACCACGCAGAAGCACGACTAAGCGATTGGTCGCCTCGTCTTCGGATGAGGCATGCGACGTGATCTGGCGGGCGGGAAAGCTAGGGCTTTCCCGCCCGTTTCGTTTTAAGGGCGTGCCCTGCCCTGCTGTTCCCCCGCGAAGGCGGGGGCCCAGGATCAAGCAGCGCCATCGCCCGCTACCCTGGGCTCCTGCGTGCGCAGGAGAACGGCGTATGCGGCTACCGCGTTATTTTGGAGAATACCGACGTGCAGATCTGGGCGGGACTCGGCAATCCGGGGGCGCAATATGCGATGCACCGGCACAATGT from Sphingomonas sp. HMP9 encodes:
- a CDS encoding glycine--tRNA ligase subunit alpha; translation: MILTLHDYWSEHGCLILQPYDMEMGAGTFHTATTLRALGPKPWNAAFVQPCRRPTDGRYGENPNRLQHYYQYQVILKPSPANLQELYLGSLAAIGIDMLKHDIRFVEDDWESPTLGAWGLGWEVWCDGMEVTQFTYFQQMGGFDMKPVAGELTYGLERLAMYIQDKDSVYDLAFNDAGVTYGEVFLENEQEMSKWNFEVADTDSLFDQFRKHVAECENSLNHTLPIPAYEQAIKASHVFNLLQARGVISVAERQAYMGRVRDLAKGACAAWMDKHGWAA
- the glyS gene encoding glycine--tRNA ligase subunit beta — encoded protein: MTDFLLELRSEEIPARMQAKAREDLAKLFTTELAKAGIATSALVTYATPRRLTLIARDLPIETAAVSEEVKGPKTSAPPQALEGFLRKTGLTREQLVDRGGTLFAVTEKPGRPTAAVLAEAIPAIIRAFPWPKSMRWGDASASTESLRWVRPLQGIVALLGETIVPFEIAGIESGAATLGHRFHHPYQITIGGAHDYVEKLRACHVIVDHDERATLIRDHAREAAMQAGLELIEDEGLVAENAGLTEWPIPLLGQFDPAFLDVPPEVIQLTARVNQKYFVCRSADGTLANAFVCTANIAAHDGGAKIVEGNRKVLAARLSDAKFFYDTDLKVPLEEQAAKLEKIVFHEKLGTVADKVDRVAKLARWLVEEGIVTSAPSHSSNHPGEGRGPIGDGALAEDGPSSHQPSQLDPGLRRGGAELTDEARAELAGLAERAARLAKADLVTGMVGEFPELQGLMGGYYAAAQGEHPAVAAAIRDHYKPVGQGDDVPTDPVTVAVSLADKLDTISSFFVADLLPTGSKDPFALRRAALGIIELLQKGSIRLSIGRPASLSMARVAAVVTGAEWAKRFDDLVKARHAAGDAMKEDEFERTRAEIIARARSEEELEKFGKRADIAARKLLDFFADRLKVQQREAGVRHDLIDAVFALGGEDDLVRLLARVHALQAFVTTEDGANLLAGYKRAANILKKEAPSGSPANAGAQGLSGGEHREGAGLAPRVREGTAEGEQEALSYTPEPAEAALMTALDSAEPRATTAIAAEDFAAAMAALASLRAPIDAFFDSVIVNDADLAKRSARLALLERVRTAVHNVADFSKIEG
- a CDS encoding TraB/GumN family protein, whose product is MAFALPACAQVAPKPVQAANGADPALWVVKDKDTTIYLFGTIHVLKPGMTWFDEAVKTAFDRSQQVVLELVMPDPAKMQTLVMASGVAKDGPTLTEQLPADKRAAYAKAVTDLGLPANAFDRFRPWLAATNLSIAPLSKLGYDSANGPEQVITAAAKAAGKPVIGLETAEQQLGYFGGLSQKAQIQFLGSTIDELPKLESTMATMVDEWAKGDPEALAREMNDSLKDSPEVAKVLLVDRNARWAEWVKTRLGTPGTVFVAVGAGHLAGQDSVQAQLAKLGVKAERVRY
- a CDS encoding 50S ribosomal protein L25/general stress protein Ctc, whose product is MSDQLTLAAETRDRVGKGASRALRRDGRVPAVIYGLNKEPTSVHLEEKALMKALMTGHFMNSIVMVNGIRTLPKDVSFHPVSDRPIHVDFLRIGEHSTVTVAVPIVFEDEDDAPGIKKGKGVLNITRHEVELVVDASDIPSEITISLAGMEIGDSIHISDVKLPKGAVPAIDDRDFAIATIVPPTVPTVEDEELEAEVAEAQAAEAASDEEPVVEPNDDNNDDDKITTQKHD
- the ppdK gene encoding pyruvate, phosphate dikinase is translated as MTQYVYRFGGGVSDGGKGDKNLLGGKGANLAEMASIGLPVPPGFTISTDFCAVYYDEGGQFPQGLRDEVATGLAHIEGVTGKKFGDAADPLLVSVRSGARASMPGMMDTVLNLGLNDQTVEGLAATSEDARFAWDSYRRFIQMYADVVLELDHGAFEEALEIAKEDQGFTLDTELSADDLRALVAEYKGLVEKQWGKPFPQDVHDQLWGAVGAVFGSWQSERAKVYRRLNDIPAAWGTAVNIQAMVFGNMGDTSATGVAFTRDPSKGDRAYYGEFLINAQGEDVVAGIRTPQYLTKVAREDAGAKPASMEEAMPEVYGQLADVFDTLENHYRDMQDIEFTVEKTKLWMLQTRAGKRTAKAALKIAVDMANEGLITREEAILRVEPMALDQLLHPTLDPNATRDVLTKGLPASPGAASGAVVFDADAAEKKAADGVAVILVRTETSPDDIHGMHAAKGILTARGGMTSHAAVVARGMGRPCVSGAGTLSIDAKAKVMRCGGREVKEGDLLTIDGTTGEVMIGAVATVQPELSGDFQTLMVWADEVRRLKVRANAETPEDCRVAREFGAEGVGLCRTEHMFFESSRITNVRQMILASDEKGRRAALEKLLPEQRKDFTEILEVMAGLPVTIRLLDPPLHEFLPHEESEFAEVAAAAGVDIDTLKRRAAELHEFNPMLGHRGCRLGVTYPEIYEMQARAIFEAAVDVAEKSGAAPIPEVMIPLVATRRELELMKAVVDKAAQAVFADKGRTIEYLVGTMIELPRAALRAGEIAEVGEFFSFGTNDLTQTTLGVSRDDASRFLGAYVEQGIYAKDPFVSIDVEGVGELIEIAAERGRKTRSGIKLGICGEHGGDPASIAFCEKVGLDYVSASPYRVPIARLAAAQAALNGK